The window TTCGCAGCCGGCGAACTGCATCACAAGGCTTCGAACGCGGAGTTTTATCATGCCGACAAACAGCCGGGCATCCCGTATATGATCGCTCCGGGGCGCCGGCTCTGCGGCGTCGCTTCGCCGGACTGGGGAACGGCGCTGGTGCAGCTGCCGTGGCAGCTGTATCTTCATTACGGTTCGCGGGAACCGCTGGAACGATACTACGACTGGATGAAGCAATGGGTGGAGTATGTCGGGAGCATCGGTGCCGACTGCATCATACCTTTCGGATTGGGGGACTGGTGTCCGCCGGGAGGAAACGCGAAGATCGACTGTCCGATAGCGCTCTCGTCCACCGCATTCCACTATATCGACGTTTCGATCGTGCGGCAGGCGGCAGAGGCGCTCGGGCGCCGGGCCGATTCGGAACGTTTCGGCGAGCTGGGCCGGCGGATCAGGGATGCGTTCAACGAACGGTTTTTCGATCCGCAGTCCGGTTACGGAAGCCATACGGCCAATGCGCTGGCGCTCGATGCCGGACTGGTTCCGGAGGGTTTCGAGAAGCTGGTGTCCGATGCCGTCGTGCGGGATGCGGAGAGTCGGTACGGGGGATTCATCCATGCCGGAATATTCGGGATAGGGCGTATCCCTGCGGCTTTGTCCCGTTACGGGAATGCGGCGGCGGCCTGCCGGATATTTGCGAAAGAGGGTGAGAACAGTTTCCCGTTCATGTGGCGGAATGCCGATGCTACGACGTTGTGGGAGGTGCTACCGGTCAGCAGCGAAAGCCGGGACGAGTGCCTTGCGGCGGGTTGTTCGCTGAATCATCCCATGCAGGGCGGTTACGATGCCTGGTTTTATGAGGATGTTGCCGGAATCCGGCCGGACCCGCAGCACCCGGGATTCAAGCGCGTTTTGTTCGAACCGCGGATGACCGGATGTCTGCAATGGGCCGAAGGGCGTGTGGATACTCCCTATGGTGAAGTCCGGAGCTGCTGGAGACGCGATGCGCAGGGATTGGAGTGGCGGATTGCGATACCGGCCAATGCTTCCGGACGGGTCGTGCTGCCGCTTCGGGGCGAAGTGTCGGTGAATGGAGAAGGAATTGCGGAATGCCGCGGGGTCGTGCCGGTCGCCGGAACGGACGACACCTATCTGTTTCAGGCCGGCGATTATGTGATAACCGTATCCGGAGAGTCGCGCGCGACGGGCGCTGTCCGGTAAAACGAAGATAACAGGATGAAAAAGATTCTTTTCGTGCCGATTGCACTCTGTTTCATGGCTGGGTTCCATGCGGCGAAGGCCGAGGTCCGGCTGGCCGGGATTTTTGCGGACAATATGGTGCTTCAGCGGGAGCAGCCGGTGAAGATCTGGGGCCGGGCGGACCGGAATGAACTTGTCACCGTACTTTTCAACGGCCGGAAACACCGGACCCGGGCTGATCGGGACGGAGCGTGGAGCGTTGTGCTGGAACCGATGCCGGCCGGCGGCCCGTATGTGCTGGAGGCGAAGGGAAAGGGCAATGCGGTGCGTTGCGGAAACGTTTTGGTCGGCGAGGTATGGCTTTGCAGCGGGCAGTCCAATATGGAATGGCCGGTATCGTACTCGATGAATGCCATCGAAGAGATCGTTGCGGCCGATTATCCGGAAATCCGCGCCTTGAACGTGAAGCGCAACGGCAGTTTCACTCCGCTGGACGATCTGTCGGCGGAATGGACGGTGTGTACGCCGGAGACGGCCGGGGATTTCTCGGCGGTGGCTTATTTTTACGCACGGGAACTCCATCGTGAACTCGGTGTTCCCGTCGGGATCATCAACTCTTCGTGGGGTGGGACCGACATCGAAACCTGGACTTCCGCGGCATCCTACGAGCACCTTCCGGAACGGGTGCGGATTCCTTATGCCCCTGAACTGGTCGCGCGGCTGCATCGCAATGACGGGGCAGGTCCGGATGAACTGGACCTCTACTCGGAGCGCAAGTCCGACGATGCCGGGATGGCCGGGAAATGGTATCGTGAAGAGACCGATGACAGCACCTGGGAGCGGATGCAGGTGCCGCAGGAGTGGGGAGACACTCCGCTGGCCGGAACGGATGGCCTGGTCTGGTTCCGTTTCGCATTCGATCTGCCCGCTTCGGCGGCGGCAGCTCCTGCCGAACTTCACTTGGGCCGGATCGACGATGTGGATATTACATGGGTCAACGGCGTGGAGGTCGGCCGGACGAACAGTCCCTCCCTGAACCGGGTTTACCAT of the Alistipes senegalensis JC50 genome contains:
- a CDS encoding sialate O-acetylesterase codes for the protein MKKILFVPIALCFMAGFHAAKAEVRLAGIFADNMVLQREQPVKIWGRADRNELVTVLFNGRKHRTRADRDGAWSVVLEPMPAGGPYVLEAKGKGNAVRCGNVLVGEVWLCSGQSNMEWPVSYSMNAIEEIVAADYPEIRALNVKRNGSFTPLDDLSAEWTVCTPETAGDFSAVAYFYARELHRELGVPVGIINSSWGGTDIETWTSAASYEHLPERVRIPYAPELVARLHRNDGAGPDELDLYSERKSDDAGMAGKWYREETDDSTWERMQVPQEWGDTPLAGTDGLVWFRFAFDLPASAAAAPAELHLGRIDDVDITWVNGVEVGRTNSPSLNRVYHVPANLLKAGRNVVAVRVEDVIGPGGFTGHSGELFLAAGGASPVKVPLAGLWRYNPSVVNEHYRHVDLGPNSVYSLLYNGMIHPLKDFRIRGAIWYQGENNAGRAYGYRTLFPNLIRDWRGQWGYEFPFYWVQLANFMERDDVPSDSPWAELREAQTLTLSLPQTGQAVITDIGDAQDIHPKNKQEVGRRLALVALNKTYGRSGTLCSGPTFRSMEKRGDRLVLTFGLCGAQWKVADKYGYIRGFAVAGTDRRFFWAKAELEGDRIVVWSDRVKDPVAVRYAWGNNPDANLFNDAGLPAVPFRTDGWKGVTE